From the Candidatus Margulisiibacteriota bacterium genome, one window contains:
- the proB gene encoding glutamate 5-kinase, whose product MANYNLIVIKIGSSTLTTSEGKLDHGNLKRIVAETSSLIEQGKKLVIVTSGAIITGLEKLNLGQPRSIPEKQAAAAVGQSRLMRQYEKAFEGFGITVAQILLTSDVVTNRKRRENSRHCLQTLLAEKVVPIVNENDSVSIDEIKFGDNDNLAALTAQMIGADLLCLLTDVDGFYMNDDHGNSAIVPEINKLTASVRKAAGNPTTKVGTGGMVTKLQAAEICFKSGIDMAIVSGRRKNAVNAVVNGEKVGTLFRKT is encoded by the coding sequence ATGGCGAACTATAATTTAATAGTCATCAAGATCGGCTCCAGCACCCTCACCACTTCCGAAGGGAAGCTTGACCATGGCAACTTAAAGCGAATTGTTGCCGAAACCTCCTCACTTATTGAACAAGGAAAGAAACTGGTCATTGTTACTTCTGGAGCAATTATAACCGGCCTGGAAAAATTGAACCTGGGACAACCGAGATCGATCCCGGAGAAGCAAGCGGCCGCAGCCGTTGGCCAATCCCGCCTGATGCGCCAGTATGAAAAGGCTTTTGAAGGGTTTGGCATCACTGTCGCCCAGATCCTTTTGACCAGCGATGTCGTCACCAACCGTAAAAGGCGCGAAAATTCCCGCCATTGCCTGCAAACCTTGTTGGCCGAAAAGGTTGTCCCGATAGTTAACGAGAACGACTCCGTCTCAATTGATGAAATTAAATTCGGCGACAATGACAACCTTGCCGCTTTAACCGCCCAAATGATCGGCGCCGACCTGCTTTGCCTGCTAACTGATGTTGACGGCTTTTACATGAATGACGATCACGGCAATTCTGCTATCGTTCCGGAGATCAACAAGCTAACCGCCTCGGTGCGCAAAGCGGCCGGCAACCCAACAACCAAAGTGGGGACAGGCGGCATGGTCACCAAGCTTCAGGCTGCTGAGATCTGCTTCAAGTCTGGGATCGATATGGCAATTGTAAGCGGCCGACGGAAAAACGCAGTGAACGCGGTCGTCAACGGGGAAAAAGTTGGAACACTATTCCGCAAAACCTAA
- the rpmA gene encoding 50S ribosomal protein L27, producing the protein MAHKKAGGASRNGRDSKGQRLGIKSFGSQVIPAGSIIVRQHGSTFYPGTNVGIGSDFTLFAKVTGKVVFETGKRVSVVPQA; encoded by the coding sequence ATGGCGCATAAAAAAGCAGGGGGAGCGTCCAGGAACGGCAGAGATTCAAAAGGCCAGCGCCTTGGGATCAAATCCTTTGGCAGCCAGGTTATTCCGGCCGGCAGCATTATTGTCCGCCAGCACGGCAGCACATTTTATCCCGGCACCAATGTCGGCATCGGTTCTGATTTTACTCTTTTCGCCAAGGTTACCGGCAAAGTCGTTTTTGAGACCGGCAAGAGAGTCAGCGTTGTTCCCCAAGCCTAA
- the rplU gene encoding 50S ribosomal protein L21, translated as MYAIIQTGGKQYKVTKGDIMEIELIDNQSQVTFKDVLLVVDGDKVSVGTPHVKGASVLAKVVGTGKDNKVTTFKYKRKTNYHRTIGHRQPYTRIQVEEIKHGA; from the coding sequence ATGTACGCTATTATTCAAACTGGTGGCAAACAATACAAGGTAACCAAAGGGGACATCATGGAGATCGAATTGATCGATAACCAGAGCCAGGTCACCTTTAAAGATGTTCTGCTGGTCGTAGATGGGGATAAAGTCTCGGTTGGGACACCACACGTCAAAGGGGCTTCGGTCCTGGCCAAGGTCGTTGGAACTGGCAAAGATAATAAAGTCACCACTTTTAAGTATAAACGCAAGACAAACTACCACCGAACCATTGGTCACCGGCAGCCATACACCAGAATTCAAGTCGAGGAGATCAAGCATGGCGCATAA
- a CDS encoding 23S rRNA (adenine(2503)-C(2))-methyltransferase RlmN, protein MEDIRSKSFEEIIEIGNKLGLAPFKARELYRAVHGKGKEKISELTTLQLAERTRLEKKYQIIVPKALQVKKGNRTIKAAFELVDGKIVEAVMMDYEEERKTVCLSSQVGCPIGCLFCATGRGGFRRNLTPGEIVSQVYFFAKMHQITNLVFMGMGEPFLNYHNVMIAAKNLNNDLGLNIAARKIVLSTIGIPAGINQLAREPGQYRLAWSLVSPFDHDRRQLVPYRSLPSIATVVEAIGDYQSRTNRRVTIEYVVLRGVNDRMKDIKEIIAISRHLDCHINLIPYNVTVAGKFETGNIEKMYAELRNAHLKVTVRQSLGGDVNGACGQLAAKLR, encoded by the coding sequence ATGGAAGATATAAGAAGTAAAAGTTTTGAAGAAATAATCGAGATTGGCAATAAGCTTGGACTTGCCCCATTCAAGGCCAGGGAGCTGTACCGCGCCGTTCATGGCAAAGGGAAAGAAAAAATATCCGAGCTCACGACCCTGCAATTAGCCGAGCGAACCAGGCTTGAGAAAAAATATCAAATAATCGTACCCAAAGCCCTTCAGGTTAAAAAGGGGAACCGGACGATCAAGGCGGCTTTTGAGCTGGTTGACGGGAAAATTGTCGAAGCGGTCATGATGGATTACGAGGAGGAAAGAAAGACCGTTTGCCTCTCTTCGCAGGTCGGTTGTCCGATCGGCTGCTTGTTTTGTGCCACCGGTCGCGGAGGTTTTCGCCGGAATTTAACGCCGGGGGAAATAGTTTCCCAGGTTTACTTTTTTGCCAAAATGCACCAAATAACAAATTTGGTCTTTATGGGGATGGGAGAGCCGTTCCTTAATTACCACAATGTGATGATCGCCGCTAAGAATCTCAACAACGACCTGGGGCTCAACATTGCCGCCCGCAAGATCGTTCTTTCAACGATCGGGATACCGGCCGGGATCAATCAACTGGCCAGGGAGCCGGGGCAATATCGCCTGGCCTGGTCGCTGGTCTCTCCATTTGACCATGACCGGCGCCAATTGGTCCCGTATCGCAGTCTTCCCTCGATCGCCACCGTGGTTGAGGCGATCGGCGACTATCAATCAAGAACGAACCGGCGGGTAACGATTGAATATGTGGTGCTAAGAGGGGTTAACGATCGGATGAAAGATATTAAGGAGATCATTGCCATTAGCCGGCACCTTGATTGTCATATTAATTTGATCCCATACAATGTAACGGTCGCTGGCAAATTTGAGACAGGAAATATTGAAAAGATGTACGCCGAACTAAGGAATGCCCATTTAAAAGTTACGGTGAGACAAAGCCTGGGGGGAGATGTCAATGGGGCCTGTGGTCAATTAGCGGCTAAACTTCGTTAG
- a CDS encoding TIGR03936 family radical SAM-associated protein, whose amino-acid sequence MPRIQIKYRKGEEVKYISHRDLIRAFGRAIRRAEIPIAYSQGFNPRMKISWGQALKVGASSEGETAELQLAVPMPPDEIMTRLNRQLPKGLAVLGANLL is encoded by the coding sequence ATGCCGCGAATCCAAATTAAATATCGCAAAGGGGAAGAGGTCAAATACATCTCCCACCGCGATTTGATCCGAGCCTTTGGCCGGGCGATCCGCCGGGCGGAGATCCCCATCGCCTATTCGCAGGGTTTTAACCCCAGAATGAAGATCTCCTGGGGCCAGGCCCTTAAGGTCGGCGCCTCATCGGAAGGTGAAACAGCTGAGCTCCAGCTGGCCGTTCCCATGCCGCCGGATGAAATCATGACCCGCCTGAACCGCCAGCTCCCAAAGGGACTTGCGGTACTAGGGGCAAATCTGCTATAA
- a CDS encoding TIGR03960 family B12-binding radical SAM protein has product MRELIEAILPTVLRPSRYIGNEINAVHKEWQDQLKVAIAYPDLYEIGMSNLAVQILYHILNARADVIAERVFAPWGDMEAALSANRLPLFSLEAWKPLSGFNLIGFSLGYELNYTNVVNMLKLGRVPLHRTERGETDPLVFAGGPSLFNPEPVIDIFDFIVIGEAEEAIVEIIEKVKGTKGQGPVRNEILKALSTIEGVYVPGISRSVKKRHVNDLDAVPYPLSPIIPFTEPVHDRAVIEIMRGCKWGCKFCQAGWTTRPVREKKLETLIQQAEELVKNTGYEELSLISLSSSDHSQIEALAKELANRNEKRRVNIALPSMRTNSFSVKLAHQVARVRSSSITIAPEAGSQRLRDYIGKKMTEENIMESVQAVFASGIEAVKLYFMIGLPTETEEDLLGIGQLARKIFEVGRCHTRRVRVTVNLSTFIPKPHTPFQWERQITINETLQKQRLIKESIRQKFIDVRWHQAEASFLEGVFSRGDARLLPVIEKAWELGARLDAWSENFDFDRWLKAFADCGIDPAAYLRERNKDEDLPWDYIETGISKEMLANAANPN; this is encoded by the coding sequence ATGCGCGAATTAATTGAGGCCATCCTCCCCACAGTTTTGCGGCCATCCCGTTACATCGGTAACGAGATCAACGCCGTTCATAAAGAATGGCAAGACCAATTAAAAGTCGCCATCGCCTATCCGGATCTCTACGAGATAGGGATGTCTAACCTGGCGGTCCAGATCCTCTATCATATTCTTAATGCCAGGGCCGACGTCATCGCTGAACGGGTCTTCGCTCCCTGGGGTGACATGGAAGCGGCCTTATCAGCTAACAGGTTGCCGCTCTTCTCGCTGGAAGCCTGGAAACCACTGAGCGGATTCAACTTGATCGGTTTTAGCCTAGGCTATGAGCTTAATTATACCAATGTCGTTAATATGCTTAAACTTGGCCGGGTCCCGCTCCACCGAACGGAAAGGGGAGAAACAGATCCGTTGGTCTTTGCCGGCGGCCCTAGCCTTTTTAACCCGGAACCGGTCATCGACATCTTTGATTTCATCGTCATCGGCGAAGCGGAAGAGGCAATTGTGGAAATAATAGAGAAGGTCAAAGGGACCAAGGGACAGGGACCAGTCAGGAATGAGATATTAAAAGCTTTATCAACCATTGAAGGGGTTTATGTTCCCGGCATTAGCCGGTCGGTAAAAAAACGGCACGTAAATGATCTGGACGCTGTTCCCTATCCCCTCTCCCCGATCATCCCTTTTACCGAACCGGTCCACGACCGCGCGGTAATCGAAATTATGCGGGGGTGCAAATGGGGGTGCAAATTTTGCCAGGCCGGCTGGACGACCCGCCCGGTCAGGGAAAAGAAACTGGAAACTCTGATCCAACAAGCAGAAGAGCTTGTTAAGAATACCGGGTACGAAGAGCTCTCCCTTATTTCTCTCTCCAGTAGTGACCACAGCCAGATCGAGGCGCTCGCCAAAGAGCTGGCAAACCGGAACGAAAAACGGCGGGTCAATATTGCCCTCCCCTCCATGAGAACCAACTCCTTTTCGGTTAAACTGGCCCACCAGGTCGCCCGGGTCCGCTCCAGCAGTATCACTATCGCTCCGGAAGCAGGGAGCCAGCGCCTGCGCGACTATATTGGCAAAAAAATGACTGAGGAAAATATAATGGAAAGCGTCCAGGCGGTCTTTGCAAGCGGGATCGAAGCGGTCAAGCTCTACTTTATGATCGGCTTGCCGACCGAAACCGAAGAAGACCTGCTGGGGATCGGCCAGCTCGCCCGCAAGATCTTTGAAGTCGGGCGCTGTCATACCCGCCGGGTCAGGGTCACGGTCAATTTATCGACTTTTATCCCAAAGCCGCATACCCCTTTCCAGTGGGAGAGGCAGATCACGATCAATGAAACCCTGCAAAAACAGCGTTTAATTAAGGAAAGCATTCGCCAAAAGTTCATAGACGTCCGCTGGCACCAGGCGGAAGCCTCGTTCCTGGAAGGGGTCTTTTCCCGGGGGGACGCCAGGCTCCTGCCGGTCATCGAAAAAGCGTGGGAGCTGGGAGCGCGGCTCGACGCCTGGTCGGAGAATTTTGATTTTGACCGCTGGCTCAAAGCCTTTGCCGACTGCGGGATCGACCCAGCCGCTTACCTGCGCGAGCGAAACAAAGACGAAGACCTCCCCTGGGATTACATCGAAACCGGGATCAGCAAGGAGATGTTAGCCAATGCCGCGAATCCAAATTAA
- a CDS encoding MerR family transcriptional regulator: protein MYRWLHDSDKPVYTIHIAAELVGCHPRTLRIYEEEGLIQPKRTPKNYRLYSQSDLAMVRKISNLIGEMNLTLAGVKALFTVAECFDIEIDKMFQELLD, encoded by the coding sequence TTGTACCGTTGGCTTCACGATAGCGACAAACCGGTCTACACAATTCACATCGCGGCTGAATTGGTCGGCTGCCACCCGCGGACCTTGCGAATTTACGAAGAAGAAGGGTTGATCCAGCCGAAGCGGACCCCCAAGAACTACCGGCTTTATTCGCAGAGCGACCTGGCCATGGTCAGAAAGATCTCCAATTTAATTGGCGAAATGAACCTGACCCTGGCTGGAGTAAAAGCATTGTTCACGGTCGCCGAATGTTTTGACATTGAAATTGATAAAATGTTCCAGGAATTGCTTGACTGA
- a CDS encoding DUF3108 domain-containing protein: MKILATLLMLFLWLSAAAGAELFEYKNLLLETKKNQARDKASGKLLWRATIKVARLSDKGKDFIYITEDGSGIYGQDHKEKSWSSRAYYIHDKTSVIPYQGKLVYKSPDGKILETIEKSFDLAQKKVLFRENNKETLYDLQGDLIDKELLGLALANYPFKEKRDLIFHLLTNEPKIYPMTIKYIGEEPVTINGKEIAAHKIQMIPDLGALNIFGAFVPKTYFWFTKEKPHDFLRYEGLESGMGTPYIIIEAVQ; this comes from the coding sequence ATGAAAATATTAGCCACGCTGTTAATGCTTTTTTTGTGGCTGTCGGCCGCGGCTGGAGCGGAACTCTTTGAATATAAAAATCTCCTCCTAGAAACAAAAAAGAACCAGGCCAGAGACAAAGCAAGCGGCAAGCTCCTCTGGCGCGCGACAATTAAAGTTGCTAGGCTTTCCGATAAGGGGAAAGATTTTATTTATATTACCGAAGATGGTTCCGGTATATACGGGCAAGACCACAAAGAGAAAAGCTGGAGTTCGCGCGCCTATTATATTCACGACAAAACAAGCGTGATCCCCTATCAGGGCAAGCTGGTTTACAAGTCGCCTGATGGCAAAATTCTGGAAACGATCGAAAAGTCATTTGACCTGGCGCAAAAAAAGGTCCTTTTCCGCGAAAACAACAAAGAAACACTTTATGATCTGCAAGGCGACCTAATAGACAAAGAATTGCTTGGACTTGCCCTGGCCAACTATCCCTTCAAAGAAAAACGGGACCTCATTTTCCACCTGCTGACCAACGAACCCAAGATCTATCCGATGACCATTAAGTATATTGGTGAAGAGCCGGTCACAATCAACGGCAAAGAGATAGCCGCCCACAAGATCCAGATGATCCCGGACCTTGGGGCTTTGAACATTTTCGGCGCCTTCGTACCTAAAACATATTTTTGGTTCACCAAAGAGAAGCCACACGACTTTCTCCGCTATGAAGGATTAGAAAGCGGAATGGGAACCCCTTACATCATCATTGAAGCTGTTCAATAG
- the leuS gene encoding leucine--tRNA ligase, with protein sequence MSDYLPAQLESKWQEEWAKARLYQTPEGTDKPKFYDLVMFPYPSGNLHMGHVRNYAIGDIVARFKRMNGFAVLHPIGWDAFGMPAENAAIKHQTHPKPWTEKCIERMTVQLKKLGISYDWEREVNTSSEEYYKWTQWIFLLMYQKGLAYRKKAVVNWCPKCNTVLANEQVVKEDKCWRCDSTVEQRNLEQWFFKITAYADRLLADLEKLTGWPEPVKIMQRNWIGKSEGVEINFKVKDNRGVQPQVLTIYTTRPDTLFGVTYMVLAPEHPLALELAKGTAQEKAVRDYIEKVKHESTHERAVSTGKDGVFTGGYAINPATGEQVPIWLADYVLMEYGTGAVMAVPTHDQRDFEFAKTHKLPMKPVIKPLNADLKTEEMKAAFVEEGLMVNSGEFNGLPSDEALDKIGDKFGAWQTKYKLRDWLVSRQRYWGAPIPIIYCEKCGTVPVPETELPVKLPMDVKFTGEGASPLTQSKSFLEVNCPKCGGPSRRETDTLDTFNCSSWYYLRYSDPRNSQEPFSKEKAKRWLPVNQYIGGIEHAILHLLYSRFFTKVLFDAGWAPTNEPFTNLLTQGMVVKDGAKMSKSKGNVIDPDYIVEKYGADTARLFILFASPPEKELEWSDAGVEGSYRFLNRVWRLVQLTLTPVPSPSGRGVSEQSEDGVRAVTRKTHQTIKGVTKDIDCFSFNTAIAKLMELTNTMYEFGSTQEGSKALLLLLSPFAPHLTEELWHQLGNKESIHKQPWPKYDPELVKENEMTIPIQVNGKLRDTIVVPAEASEDEVKAAADKSEKVASFTSGKQVVKVIYIPGKMLNLVVK encoded by the coding sequence ATGAGCGACTATCTCCCCGCGCAGCTTGAATCCAAATGGCAGGAGGAATGGGCTAAAGCCAGGCTTTACCAAACCCCGGAAGGGACCGATAAGCCTAAGTTTTACGATCTGGTGATGTTCCCCTACCCTTCGGGGAACCTCCATATGGGACACGTCCGCAATTACGCCATCGGCGACATTGTCGCCCGCTTCAAGCGGATGAACGGTTTTGCGGTCCTCCACCCTATTGGCTGGGACGCTTTCGGCATGCCGGCCGAAAACGCCGCCATCAAACACCAAACCCACCCTAAGCCCTGGACCGAAAAATGCATTGAGCGAATGACCGTCCAGCTCAAAAAACTGGGTATTAGCTATGATTGGGAGCGGGAAGTTAACACCAGCAGTGAGGAATATTATAAATGGACCCAGTGGATTTTCCTCTTAATGTATCAGAAAGGGCTTGCCTACCGAAAAAAGGCGGTCGTCAACTGGTGCCCCAAATGCAACACCGTCCTCGCCAATGAACAGGTTGTGAAAGAGGATAAATGCTGGCGTTGTGATTCAACCGTTGAACAACGCAACCTTGAGCAATGGTTCTTTAAAATCACCGCCTACGCCGATCGGCTCCTTGCCGACCTGGAAAAACTGACCGGCTGGCCGGAACCGGTCAAGATCATGCAAAGGAATTGGATCGGGAAAAGTGAAGGCGTGGAAATCAATTTTAAGGTCAAAGATAACCGCGGCGTTCAGCCGCAGGTTCTAACAATTTATACCACCAGGCCCGACACCCTATTTGGCGTCACTTACATGGTCCTGGCGCCCGAACATCCCCTCGCTCTGGAATTGGCAAAAGGGACGGCACAGGAAAAAGCGGTCCGCGACTACATCGAAAAAGTAAAACACGAAAGCACCCATGAACGGGCGGTCTCGACCGGCAAGGACGGGGTCTTTACCGGCGGCTACGCCATCAACCCCGCAACCGGCGAGCAGGTCCCAATCTGGCTTGCCGACTATGTCCTGATGGAATATGGAACTGGCGCTGTTATGGCAGTCCCGACCCACGACCAGCGAGATTTTGAGTTTGCCAAAACCCACAAGCTACCAATGAAGCCGGTCATTAAACCTCTAAACGCGGATCTTAAAACCGAGGAGATGAAAGCGGCCTTTGTCGAAGAAGGGCTCATGGTCAACTCCGGCGAATTTAACGGCCTTCCGAGCGATGAAGCGCTCGATAAGATCGGCGACAAGTTCGGCGCCTGGCAAACCAAATACAAACTCCGCGACTGGCTCGTCTCGCGGCAGCGCTACTGGGGAGCTCCGATTCCCATTATCTATTGTGAGAAGTGCGGGACGGTCCCTGTTCCTGAAACCGAGCTCCCAGTCAAGCTTCCGATGGACGTAAAGTTCACTGGCGAAGGGGCCTCGCCACTCACCCAATCCAAATCATTCCTGGAGGTTAACTGCCCTAAATGTGGCGGCCCATCTCGCCGCGAGACCGATACGCTCGACACCTTCAATTGCTCCTCCTGGTACTACCTCCGCTACAGCGACCCGCGCAATAGCCAGGAGCCATTCAGTAAGGAAAAAGCCAAACGGTGGTTGCCGGTCAACCAATATATCGGCGGAATTGAACATGCAATCCTCCACCTCCTGTATTCCCGGTTTTTTACTAAGGTCCTGTTTGACGCCGGTTGGGCGCCAACCAACGAACCGTTCACCAACCTTCTGACCCAGGGGATGGTCGTCAAAGACGGCGCCAAGATGAGCAAGTCCAAAGGGAACGTCATCGATCCCGATTACATCGTGGAAAAATACGGCGCCGATACCGCCCGGCTTTTTATTCTCTTCGCTTCCCCCCCTGAAAAAGAGCTCGAATGGTCAGATGCCGGGGTTGAGGGGAGTTATCGTTTTTTAAATAGAGTCTGGAGATTGGTTCAACTAACCCTCACCCCCGTCCCCTCTCCCTCAGGGAGAGGGGTGTCCGAGCAAAGCGAGGACGGGGTGAGGGCTGTAACCCGCAAAACCCACCAAACCATCAAAGGGGTGACTAAAGATATCGATTGTTTTTCTTTTAATACGGCGATCGCCAAGTTAATGGAATTGACCAATACAATGTACGAATTCGGCTCAACTCAAGAGGGGTCAAAAGCTTTGCTACTCCTCCTCTCCCCATTCGCGCCGCATCTGACTGAAGAACTCTGGCATCAGCTGGGGAATAAAGAGTCGATCCATAAACAGCCTTGGCCAAAATATGACCCAGAACTGGTCAAAGAGAACGAAATGACCATCCCGATCCAGGTCAATGGCAAACTCCGCGATACAATTGTCGTGCCAGCCGAGGCAAGCGAAGATGAGGTCAAGGCGGCCGCCGATAAAAGCGAGAAAGTCGCCTCTTTTACTAGCGGCAAACAGGTTGTCAAAGTCATCTACATTCCCGGCAAGATGCTGAACCTTGTGGTTAAGTAG
- a CDS encoding ATP-dependent Clp protease ATP-binding subunit — MGGGNLGDLGDFGFPEIPGFFEFPDIFASLLKRRPTERFFEYFADSANRALQLATEEAQRLGHDHVRTEHLLLALIKAEGLASKVLQKLGVDMVNLFSDLESLIGRGEGAPKKLVLSPRAKKTLDYAYQAARELGFNYVGEEHFLLGIIREGESLAAQALHKRKITFDKIAKEIIAEAERTQGKIPEETGELEGEGRDEEEELPPELSENLGGGPEGMFGFPGLGIGGPPRPSKPALTTFGRDLTAMAKKGELDPVIDREKEIERIIRILSRRTKNNPALLGDPGVGKTAIVEGLAERIVKGEVPDILRDKTVISLDLGGMVAGTKYRGEFESRVKKVLDEILAKKRQVILFIDELHTLVGAGGAEGAIDAGNMLKPALARGELQMIGATTVDEYRKNIEKDPALERRFQPVLINEPSVDLAIQILQGLRERYEQHHQVKIPDAALVAAATLADRYISDRFLPDKAIDVMDEAAAKVRLRIFTSSPELKKVQKQMEELKREKEAALTSQQYEKAAAARDKISALEKEAKELTAKWKQEHGSEATVTEDDIASIVSDWTGIPVIKLTAAETEKLIQMESELHKRIIGQDEAVVAISQAIRRGRAGLKPPQRPVGSFIFAGPTGVGKTEVARRLAEFLFGTQDALIRVDMSEYMEKHTVSRLVGAPPGYVGYDEGGTLTEAVRRKPYSVILFDEIEKAHPDVFNVLLQILDDGRLTDSKGHVVDFKNTVIIMTSNIGQKEIVQQGAIGFLPREDREASYEKMRDTVLGDMKKEFRPEFLNRIDEIIVFHPLTENELKQIAGILISDMQKQVTDRGLKLEITEAVKERVIKDGFDPKYGARPLRRAVQHLLENPLSNELIAGRFKEGDIVKADVKDDKIFFEKGEGRVEKPKPESTKTENTRLEPALKIEYKPKRGRPKKSEA, encoded by the coding sequence ATGGGAGGAGGAAACCTTGGCGACCTGGGGGACTTTGGCTTCCCGGAAATACCCGGATTTTTTGAGTTCCCGGATATCTTTGCCTCTCTGCTGAAGCGGCGGCCAACCGAGCGGTTCTTTGAATATTTTGCCGATTCGGCCAACCGGGCGCTGCAACTCGCCACTGAAGAGGCCCAGCGCCTTGGCCACGACCATGTCCGGACCGAACACCTGCTTCTTGCCCTGATCAAAGCGGAAGGCCTCGCCTCCAAGGTCTTGCAAAAACTAGGCGTAGACATGGTCAACCTTTTCTCCGACCTGGAGTCGCTCATTGGACGAGGCGAAGGAGCCCCAAAAAAATTGGTTCTATCTCCCAGAGCCAAAAAAACCCTTGATTACGCCTACCAGGCGGCCCGGGAGCTTGGCTTCAATTACGTCGGCGAAGAACATTTTCTGCTTGGGATAATCCGGGAAGGAGAAAGCCTGGCCGCCCAGGCTCTTCATAAACGAAAAATAACCTTTGATAAGATCGCCAAAGAGATCATAGCGGAAGCAGAAAGGACCCAGGGGAAAATCCCCGAAGAAACGGGAGAACTTGAAGGGGAGGGAAGAGATGAAGAGGAAGAGCTCCCGCCGGAATTGTCCGAAAATCTGGGCGGTGGACCGGAAGGGATGTTTGGCTTTCCTGGACTAGGGATCGGCGGGCCGCCCCGGCCATCAAAGCCAGCGCTTACGACCTTTGGCCGCGACCTGACCGCGATGGCCAAAAAAGGCGAACTTGATCCGGTCATCGACCGCGAAAAGGAGATCGAAAGGATCATTAGGATCCTCTCCCGCCGGACAAAAAACAATCCCGCTCTTCTTGGTGATCCTGGTGTCGGTAAAACCGCGATCGTCGAAGGATTGGCGGAACGGATCGTCAAAGGAGAGGTCCCCGATATCCTGCGCGACAAGACCGTGATCTCACTTGACCTTGGCGGAATGGTCGCCGGCACCAAATACAGGGGTGAATTTGAGTCCCGCGTCAAAAAAGTCCTGGACGAGATCCTGGCCAAGAAACGGCAGGTCATTCTTTTTATTGACGAACTACACACACTGGTCGGAGCCGGCGGAGCCGAAGGAGCGATCGATGCCGGCAACATGCTCAAGCCGGCCCTGGCCCGCGGCGAGCTTCAGATGATCGGCGCGACCACCGTTGATGAATACCGCAAAAACATTGAAAAAGACCCGGCCCTTGAGCGCCGTTTCCAACCGGTCTTGATAAATGAACCTTCGGTTGACCTGGCGATCCAGATCCTGCAGGGGCTTAGGGAACGCTACGAACAGCACCATCAGGTCAAGATCCCCGACGCCGCACTGGTCGCCGCCGCCACCCTGGCCGATCGCTATATTTCCGACCGATTCCTCCCCGACAAAGCGATCGACGTCATGGACGAAGCAGCCGCCAAAGTCCGTCTCCGGATCTTCACCAGCTCGCCGGAATTAAAGAAAGTCCAGAAACAAATGGAAGAGCTTAAACGGGAAAAAGAAGCGGCCCTGACCTCCCAGCAGTACGAAAAAGCGGCCGCCGCGCGCGACAAGATCAGCGCCCTGGAAAAAGAGGCCAAAGAGCTGACCGCCAAATGGAAGCAGGAACATGGCTCCGAAGCGACCGTGACCGAGGATGATATCGCCAGCATCGTTTCCGACTGGACCGGGATCCCGGTCATTAAATTGACCGCCGCCGAAACCGAAAAGCTGATCCAGATGGAATCGGAACTTCACAAGCGGATCATCGGCCAGGACGAAGCGGTCGTCGCTATTTCCCAGGCTATTCGCAGGGGTCGGGCAGGCCTCAAGCCGCCGCAACGCCCGGTCGGCTCATTTATTTTTGCCGGCCCAACCGGGGTGGGAAAAACCGAGGTCGCCCGGCGTCTGGCAGAATTCCTCTTCGGCACCCAGGACGCGCTGATCCGGGTCGATATGTCCGAATACATGGAAAAGCATACCGTTTCCCGTCTGGTCGGCGCCCCTCCCGGATATGTCGGTTACGACGAAGGCGGGACTCTGACCGAAGCGGTCCGCCGCAAGCCGTATTCCGTTATCCTCTTTGATGAAATAGAAAAAGCCCATCCGGATGTCTTCAACGTCCTTCTGCAGATCTTAGATGACGGCCGATTGACCGATTCCAAAGGTCACGTGGTCGACTTCAAGAACACGGTCATCATTATGACCTCCAATATCGGCCAAAAAGAGATCGTCCAGCAGGGAGCGATCGGCTTTCTGCCGCGGGAAGACAGGGAGGCCTCGTACGAAAAAATGCGCGACACTGTTCTGGGGGACATGAAAAAGGAGTTTAGGCCTGAGTTTCTCAACCGGATCGACGAGATAATTGTCTTCCACCCGCTGACCGAAAATGAGCTTAAGCAGATCGCGGGGATCCTGATCTCTGACATGCAAAAACAGGTCACCGATCGGGGCCTAAAACTGGAAATCACCGAAGCGGTCAAAGAGCGCGTTATCAAAGACGGTTTTGATCCAAAATATGGGGCCAGACCGCTCCGGCGGGCAGTCCAGCATCTACTGGAAAACCCGCTTTCCAATGAGTTGATCGCCGGCAGGTTCAAGGAAGGGGATATTGTCAAAGCGGATGTTAAAGACGACAAGATCTTTTTTGAAAAAGGGGAAGGGCGGGTCGAAAAACCTAAACCGGAATCGACAAAAACGGAAAACACCAGGCTCGAACCAGCCCTTAAAATCGAGTATAAACCGAAACGGGGCCGACCGAAAAAAAGCGAGGCTTAA